One Streptomyces sp. SAI-135 DNA segment encodes these proteins:
- a CDS encoding lanthionine synthetase LanC family protein: MTAVDGTAVRVDEVEGLAVDGLRWLVSAARETADGGLAWPSDPSQEVTDPTLYNGTAGIVAVLLEAWRHFGDDSYADLALRAGRGVAAAVDGHGDDSLYFGRSGMALVLHTLGEQLGDSACGTAADRATALVRAHFDGERWGELFELMGGNGGIGLAALAVGDPEFAVLAVEPYLRAAEHTPWGVTWAWRPGRDARMHHMSHGTLGIAYALARIGHASGRADLVDLALAGVADVVARDEGGPEGFLVRHSTPQHLPDLIEPISYGWCHGPTGDAQIFRLLRDTHGDPAWSALADRCWHTVTRSGLPQRLRPGFWDNNGRCCGTAGVLALACDRVAEGTARSQAYDFARTLVADLAARAVRDADGARWSNVEHRATPSVLVPRTDWAQGGAGIVRELLRFVRLSRGGDPRYAFTWPDQPQVSAQATDPIRRAGADVSS; this comes from the coding sequence ATGACGGCGGTTGACGGCACGGCGGTACGGGTGGACGAGGTCGAGGGGCTCGCGGTGGACGGGCTGCGGTGGCTGGTGTCCGCCGCGAGGGAGACCGCGGACGGCGGGCTCGCCTGGCCGTCCGATCCCTCGCAGGAGGTGACCGACCCGACCCTGTACAACGGCACGGCCGGGATCGTCGCCGTACTCCTGGAGGCGTGGCGGCACTTCGGCGACGACTCCTACGCCGACCTCGCGCTCCGCGCGGGCCGCGGTGTGGCCGCCGCCGTCGACGGCCACGGGGACGACTCGCTCTACTTCGGCCGGTCCGGCATGGCCCTGGTCCTGCACACCCTGGGCGAGCAACTCGGCGACAGCGCCTGCGGTACGGCGGCCGACCGCGCGACGGCCCTCGTGCGGGCGCACTTCGACGGGGAGCGCTGGGGCGAGCTCTTCGAGCTGATGGGCGGCAACGGCGGGATCGGCCTGGCCGCCCTCGCGGTCGGCGACCCGGAATTCGCCGTCCTGGCGGTGGAGCCCTACCTGCGGGCGGCCGAGCACACCCCGTGGGGCGTCACCTGGGCCTGGCGCCCCGGCCGGGACGCCCGCATGCACCACATGTCCCACGGCACGCTGGGCATCGCCTACGCCCTCGCCCGGATCGGCCACGCGAGCGGCCGTGCCGACCTGGTCGACCTGGCGCTGGCGGGGGTCGCGGACGTCGTGGCCCGTGACGAGGGCGGCCCGGAGGGCTTCCTGGTCCGGCACTCCACTCCGCAGCACCTCCCGGACCTCATCGAGCCGATCAGCTACGGCTGGTGCCACGGCCCCACCGGCGACGCGCAGATCTTCCGGCTGCTGCGCGACACCCATGGCGACCCGGCCTGGTCCGCCCTCGCCGACCGCTGCTGGCACACGGTCACCCGCTCCGGACTCCCCCAGCGGCTGCGGCCCGGGTTCTGGGACAACAACGGCCGCTGCTGCGGCACGGCGGGCGTCCTCGCCCTGGCCTGCGACCGCGTCGCCGAAGGAACCGCGCGGTCGCAGGCGTACGACTTCGCGCGGACCCTCGTCGCCGACCTCGCCGCCCGCGCGGTCCGGGACGCCGACGGCGCCCGCTGGTCCAACGTCGAGCACCGGGCCACCCCGAGCGTGCTGGTGCCCCGCACCGACTGGGCGCAGGGCGGTGCGGGCATCGTGCGTGAGCTGCTGCGGTTCGTCCGGCTGAGCCGGGGCGGCGATCCGCGCTACGCCTTCACGTGGCCGGACCAGCCGCAGGTGTCCGCTCAGGCCACCGACCCGATCCGCCGGGCCGGTGCCGACGTCTCGTCGTGA
- a CDS encoding SRPBCC family protein, with translation MVTFLLERTAPLSQDEAWRRLTDWPRHGESVPLTRVTAVPPGPTAEGTLVVARSGVGPLGFDDPMEVTVWRPPTEGVSGLCRLEKRGRVVRGWAELEVHPGPGGRARVIWREQLQVPLFPAPLLGAAARSVFGRTLNRLLRGS, from the coding sequence GTGGTCACCTTCCTCCTCGAACGCACCGCCCCGCTCTCCCAGGACGAGGCCTGGCGCCGCCTCACGGACTGGCCCCGCCACGGCGAGTCCGTCCCGCTGACGCGCGTCACCGCCGTGCCGCCGGGGCCGACGGCCGAGGGCACGCTCGTCGTCGCCCGCTCGGGGGTGGGCCCGCTCGGCTTCGACGACCCCATGGAGGTCACGGTCTGGCGCCCGCCGACGGAGGGCGTCTCCGGTCTGTGCCGTCTGGAGAAGCGCGGCCGGGTGGTGCGGGGCTGGGCCGAACTGGAGGTGCACCCGGGCCCCGGCGGCCGGGCCCGGGTGATCTGGCGGGAGCAGTTGCAGGTTCCCCTGTTCCCGGCGCCCTTGCTCGGCGCTGCGGCCCGTTCGGTGTTCGGACGGACGCTGAACCGGCTGCTGCGGGGCAGCTGA
- a CDS encoding HAD-IIIA family hydrolase, with the protein MTRVRTVLFDRDSILAGNPSDPGRVRAAPGAREALGMLRLHGVRTGFVAVEPGIGHGGLGDADVRAVNRRVDELLGPFDIWGVCPHGPQDGCHCRPPEPGLLLWAAGRVCTGPAECAVVGTAADAEAAARVGAHGILVPDERTGPQETARAGHVAPDVLTAVRALLAGPPQGRVLVDERPIEAAFGNGEA; encoded by the coding sequence ATGACGCGCGTGCGCACGGTGCTGTTCGACCGGGACAGCATCCTCGCCGGGAACCCGTCCGACCCCGGCCGGGTGCGTGCGGCTCCCGGCGCCCGTGAGGCGCTCGGCATGCTGCGTCTGCACGGCGTCCGCACCGGGTTCGTCGCCGTGGAACCGGGCATCGGGCACGGCGGACTCGGCGACGCCGACGTGCGGGCCGTCAACCGGCGTGTCGACGAACTGCTCGGCCCCTTCGACATCTGGGGAGTGTGCCCGCACGGACCGCAGGACGGCTGTCACTGCCGTCCGCCCGAACCGGGCCTGCTCCTGTGGGCGGCGGGCCGGGTGTGCACCGGGCCCGCCGAGTGCGCGGTCGTGGGCACCGCCGCGGACGCCGAGGCCGCGGCCCGCGTGGGCGCCCACGGGATCCTCGTACCGGACGAGCGGACCGGGCCGCAGGAGACGGCACGGGCCGGTCATGTGGCGCCGGACGTCCTGACCGCCGTACGCGCGCTGCTGGCCGGGCCGCCGCAGGGGCGGGTCCTGGTCGACGAGCGGCCCATCGAGGCGGCCTTCGGAAACGGCGAGGCGTGA
- a CDS encoding DUF3040 domain-containing protein, producing the protein MTTGRLPDHEQRILDEVERALRRDRRLERRLRTGRLRRRPDLSRATHYRPHVMTVGLLLTVSITLMVTGIVTSRPAVIWAFAAVWPLALFAVFRLLCRWTEP; encoded by the coding sequence GTGACGACAGGGCGACTCCCCGATCACGAACAGCGCATTCTGGACGAGGTGGAACGCGCCCTGCGCCGCGACCGCCGTCTGGAACGCCGGTTGCGCACCGGAAGGCTGCGCCGACGGCCGGACCTTTCCCGGGCGACGCACTACCGGCCGCACGTAATGACCGTGGGCCTGCTGCTCACTGTCTCGATCACGCTCATGGTGACGGGCATCGTCACCTCGCGGCCCGCGGTGATCTGGGCCTTCGCGGCCGTGTGGCCCCTGGCCCTGTTCGCGGTGTTCCGTCTCCTGTGCCGCTGGACGGAACCCTGA
- a CDS encoding family 43 glycosylhydrolase: MAGPGGTAHAAVPDSPAVTYTNPIAEKRADPHIFRHTDGYYYFTATVPEYDRIVLRRATTLQGLSTAAETTIWTKHSSGVMGAHIWAPEIHSIDGKWYVYFAAGSTSDVWAIRMYVLEGTGANPLTASWTEKGQIRTQWESFSLDATTFTVNGVRYLAWAQRNPSEDNNTSLFLARMSNPWTIQGTPAELSRPTLSWETVGYKVNEGPALIQHGGKVFMTYSASATDANYCLGMLTASATADLTDPASWTKSQSPVFRTSAATSQYGPGHNSFTVSEDGRSDVLVYHDRGYKDISGDPLNDPNRRTRVQKVYWKADGTPDFGIPVADGVTPKRFSSYNFADRFVRHWEYRARIEANVSPLADSQFRVVTGLAGSGTVSLESANLPGYYLRHRNFEVWVEKNDGSTAFASDASFLQRAGLADPAGVSYESANYPGRYVRHYDYLLYVQAPGTATDRADATFYAQ; this comes from the coding sequence TTGGCCGGCCCCGGCGGCACCGCGCACGCCGCCGTGCCCGACTCCCCCGCCGTGACCTACACCAACCCGATCGCCGAGAAGCGGGCCGACCCGCACATCTTCAGGCACACCGACGGCTACTACTACTTCACCGCGACCGTCCCCGAGTACGACCGGATCGTGCTGCGCCGGGCGACCACCCTCCAGGGGCTGTCGACGGCGGCCGAGACCACGATCTGGACCAAGCACTCCAGCGGGGTCATGGGCGCGCACATCTGGGCGCCGGAGATCCACTCCATCGACGGCAAGTGGTACGTGTACTTCGCCGCCGGGTCCACCAGTGACGTCTGGGCGATCCGGATGTACGTCCTCGAAGGCACCGGCGCCAACCCGCTGACCGCCTCCTGGACCGAGAAGGGCCAGATCAGGACCCAGTGGGAGAGCTTCTCACTGGACGCGACGACCTTCACCGTGAACGGCGTGCGCTATCTGGCGTGGGCGCAGCGCAACCCGTCGGAGGACAACAACACCAGCCTGTTCCTCGCGCGGATGTCCAACCCCTGGACGATTCAGGGGACTCCGGCCGAACTGTCCCGGCCCACGCTGTCCTGGGAGACGGTCGGTTACAAGGTCAACGAGGGCCCGGCGCTGATCCAGCACGGCGGCAAGGTCTTCATGACGTACTCGGCGAGCGCGACGGACGCCAACTACTGCCTGGGCATGCTCACCGCGTCCGCGACGGCCGACCTGACCGACCCGGCGTCCTGGACGAAGAGCCAGAGCCCGGTGTTCCGGACCAGCGCGGCGACCTCGCAGTACGGGCCGGGCCACAACTCCTTCACCGTCTCCGAGGACGGGAGGTCGGACGTCCTCGTCTACCACGACCGCGGCTACAAGGACATCAGCGGCGACCCGCTGAACGACCCGAACCGCCGTACCCGCGTGCAGAAGGTCTACTGGAAGGCGGACGGCACCCCGGACTTCGGCATCCCGGTCGCCGACGGTGTCACCCCGAAGCGCTTCTCGTCGTACAACTTCGCGGACCGGTTCGTCCGGCACTGGGAGTACCGGGCGAGGATCGAGGCGAACGTGTCGCCGCTGGCCGACTCGCAGTTCCGGGTCGTCACCGGTCTCGCCGGCAGCGGCACGGTCTCCCTGGAGTCGGCCAATCTGCCCGGTTACTACCTGCGTCACAGGAACTTCGAGGTGTGGGTGGAGAAGAACGACGGGTCGACGGCGTTCGCCTCCGACGCGAGCTTCCTCCAGCGGGCCGGACTCGCCGACCCGGCGGGAGTCTCGTACGAGTCCGCCAACTACCCGGGCCGCTATGTCCGGCACTACGACTACCTGTTGTACGTGCAGGCCCCGGGCACCGCCACCGACAGGGCGGACGCGACCTTCTACGCCCAGTGA
- a CDS encoding DUF305 domain-containing protein: MRTTRTLIRRACLAAVAVSAALTLTACGGDSDDSASAKTSASANASAQSSADAHNDQDVSFAQGMIPHHQQAVEMAGMVDGRASSAEVKDLAARIEKAQGPEIETMTGWLKTWGEQVPETMPGMDHSAHSGMAGMMTGADMEKLKKASGKDFDTMFLTMMVEHHEGAVEMATTEKAKGESPAATAMAGDIITAQNAEISEMKKLLGEN; this comes from the coding sequence ATGCGCACCACCCGTACCCTGATCCGCCGTGCCTGTCTCGCGGCGGTCGCCGTGAGCGCCGCCCTCACCCTCACGGCCTGCGGCGGCGACAGCGACGACTCGGCGTCCGCGAAGACCTCGGCGTCCGCGAATGCGTCCGCGCAGTCATCGGCCGACGCCCACAACGACCAGGACGTCTCCTTCGCTCAGGGCATGATCCCGCACCACCAGCAGGCCGTGGAGATGGCCGGCATGGTCGACGGCCGCGCCTCCTCCGCCGAGGTCAAGGACCTGGCCGCCCGGATCGAGAAGGCGCAGGGCCCGGAGATCGAGACCATGACCGGCTGGCTGAAGACCTGGGGCGAGCAGGTCCCCGAGACGATGCCCGGCATGGACCACTCGGCGCACTCCGGCATGGCCGGGATGATGACCGGCGCCGACATGGAGAAGTTGAAGAAGGCGTCCGGCAAGGACTTCGACACCATGTTCCTGACCATGATGGTCGAGCACCACGAGGGTGCCGTCGAGATGGCCACCACCGAGAAGGCCAAGGGCGAGTCCCCGGCCGCCACGGCCATGGCCGGTGACATCATCACCGCGCAGAACGCCGAGATCAGCGAGATGAAGAAGCTCCTCGGCGAGAACTGA
- a CDS encoding DUF6153 family protein, translating to MISSEQPTARPPLWRALLLLGLLVGVLGMHALAPGGGMGGHEGRSAHRTTSAAVVADAVCHDGCGSGRPHHADATCVSGAVSGGPVLPALVPDPSGTCLGTVGLRARTAVSREGSRAPPSLAELQLLRI from the coding sequence ATGATCAGCTCCGAGCAGCCCACCGCGCGTCCGCCCCTGTGGCGGGCGCTGCTGTTGCTCGGGCTGCTCGTGGGAGTGCTGGGCATGCACGCCCTGGCCCCCGGTGGTGGCATGGGCGGGCACGAGGGCAGGTCGGCGCACAGGACGACGTCGGCCGCCGTCGTCGCCGACGCGGTCTGTCACGACGGCTGCGGCTCGGGTCGTCCCCACCACGCCGACGCGACCTGCGTGTCGGGGGCCGTGAGCGGCGGGCCGGTGCTGCCCGCGCTCGTGCCCGACCCGTCGGGCACCTGCCTCGGCACGGTCGGCCTGCGCGCCCGGACGGCCGTGTCCCGGGAAGGCTCCCGCGCACCGCCCTCCCTCGCGGAACTCCAGCTCCTGCGGATCTAG
- a CDS encoding DUF1775 domain-containing protein, which produces MSRIPLSRLSVAVAATAAAVLLTAVPAAAHTEVEADKAQALAENVTVSFHAEAESDTSGIKEVRVVLPAGITPADVSYGKGPEGWKFSTTDDGYAVGGKELKTGESAEYSVVVRQLPDAEEVPFKTLQTYGDGHVDRWIELDENGENPAPVLKLKAAAPGAKAVGPSPSASASPAPTAVETTPGTSPQAAGTTKNDEGGLSAAAWTGIGAGLLVAVAAVVLAVRRRGGTGE; this is translated from the coding sequence ATGTCCCGTATCCCTCTGTCCCGGCTGTCCGTCGCGGTGGCCGCGACCGCGGCCGCCGTACTCCTGACCGCCGTACCGGCCGCCGCCCACACCGAGGTCGAGGCCGACAAGGCCCAGGCCCTCGCCGAGAACGTCACCGTCTCCTTCCACGCCGAGGCCGAGTCCGACACCTCCGGGATCAAGGAAGTGCGAGTGGTCCTGCCCGCGGGCATCACCCCGGCCGACGTCAGTTACGGCAAGGGCCCCGAGGGCTGGAAGTTCAGCACGACCGACGACGGCTACGCCGTCGGGGGCAAGGAGCTGAAGACCGGCGAGAGCGCCGAGTACTCCGTCGTCGTACGGCAGTTGCCCGACGCGGAGGAGGTGCCCTTCAAGACCCTCCAGACCTACGGCGACGGGCACGTCGACCGCTGGATCGAGCTGGACGAGAACGGGGAGAACCCGGCGCCGGTCCTGAAGCTGAAGGCGGCGGCACCGGGCGCGAAGGCAGTCGGCCCCTCGCCGAGCGCCTCCGCGAGCCCGGCCCCGACCGCCGTGGAGACGACGCCCGGGACCTCCCCGCAGGCCGCCGGCACCACCAAGAACGACGAGGGCGGCCTGTCCGCGGCCGCGTGGACCGGGATCGGCGCGGGTCTCCTCGTGGCGGTCGCCGCGGTGGTCCTCGCGGTACGGCGGCGGGGCGGCACCGGGGAGTAG
- a CDS encoding twin-arginine translocase TatA/TatE family subunit: protein MFGLSELAIILIVVIAVIAVKKGPELVRTAGRSTRILKAEARAAREDRPEGQVIQGEVLRPGAAEGTEQGPGAR from the coding sequence ATGTTCGGACTGAGCGAGCTCGCGATCATCCTGATCGTCGTCATAGCGGTCATCGCCGTGAAGAAGGGCCCGGAACTGGTCCGTACGGCGGGCAGGTCGACGCGCATCCTCAAGGCGGAGGCCCGCGCGGCGCGGGAGGACCGGCCGGAGGGCCAGGTCATCCAGGGAGAGGTCCTGCGGCCCGGGGCCGCCGAGGGCACCGAGCAGGGGCCCGGCGCCCGCTGA
- a CDS encoding hemolysin family protein encodes MTETLLLVSALLLTLACAVFVAAEFSLTTVERGDLERAAEAGERGAEGALKAVRRLTFQLSGAQLGITVTSLVIGMLAEPSLAALLKGPLKAAGLGAAAAPVATALGVALSTVVLMVVGELVPKNWAISRPLAVAKVVAGPQSAFTALFGPFIRHLNDTANRVVRRFGLEPAEELASARGPEELVALAERSAAEGALEADSAELFVRTLHLGELTAENVMTPRVDVKALEAHATAADAANLTHATGLSRFPVYRDSLDEVIGTVHIRDVLALEPGTRAATPVTELATAPLLVPDSLPADRLLERMRAGRTMAVVIDEYGGTAGVATVEDIVEEVVGEVRDEHDPEEMPDLRPAGERAWEAEGSVRVDQLARIGLTAPEGPYETVAGLIATRLARIPAKGDDLDLDGWRLEVLDVDHHRAGLIRITGPARVPVQARQEAR; translated from the coding sequence GTGACCGAGACCCTGCTCCTGGTGTCGGCGCTGCTCCTCACCCTGGCCTGCGCCGTCTTCGTCGCCGCCGAGTTCTCCCTGACCACCGTCGAGCGCGGTGACCTGGAGCGGGCCGCCGAGGCCGGTGAGCGCGGCGCCGAGGGCGCCCTGAAGGCCGTACGCCGGCTGACCTTCCAGCTCTCCGGCGCCCAGCTCGGCATCACGGTCACCTCGCTGGTGATCGGCATGCTCGCCGAACCCTCCCTCGCCGCGCTCCTCAAGGGCCCGCTCAAGGCCGCCGGCCTGGGCGCGGCGGCCGCTCCGGTGGCGACCGCGCTGGGCGTGGCCCTGTCCACCGTCGTGCTGATGGTGGTCGGCGAACTGGTGCCGAAGAACTGGGCGATCTCCCGTCCGCTGGCCGTCGCCAAGGTGGTCGCCGGACCGCAGAGCGCCTTCACCGCGCTCTTCGGCCCGTTCATCCGCCATCTCAACGACACCGCGAACCGTGTCGTACGGCGCTTCGGCCTGGAGCCCGCCGAGGAACTCGCCTCCGCCCGCGGACCCGAGGAGCTCGTCGCGCTCGCCGAGCGCTCGGCCGCCGAGGGCGCCCTGGAGGCCGACTCCGCCGAACTGTTCGTCCGCACCCTGCACCTGGGCGAGCTGACCGCGGAGAACGTCATGACCCCGCGCGTGGACGTCAAGGCCCTCGAAGCCCACGCGACCGCCGCCGACGCCGCCAACCTCACCCACGCCACCGGCCTGTCCCGCTTCCCGGTCTACCGGGACAGCCTGGACGAGGTCATCGGCACCGTGCACATCCGTGACGTGCTCGCCCTGGAACCCGGGACGCGGGCCGCCACCCCGGTCACCGAACTGGCCACCGCGCCCCTGCTGGTCCCGGACAGCCTCCCCGCCGACCGGCTCCTGGAGCGGATGCGCGCCGGCCGCACCATGGCCGTCGTCATCGACGAGTACGGCGGCACCGCGGGCGTGGCCACGGTCGAGGACATCGTCGAGGAGGTCGTCGGTGAGGTCCGCGACGAGCACGACCCCGAGGAGATGCCCGACCTGCGGCCCGCCGGGGAGCGGGCCTGGGAGGCGGAGGGGTCCGTGCGCGTGGACCAGCTCGCCCGGATAGGCCTCACCGCGCCCGAGGGGCCGTACGAGACGGTGGCCGGGCTGATCGCCACCCGCCTCGCCCGCATCCCCGCCAAGGGCGACGACCTGGACCTCGACGGCTGGCGTCTGGAGGTCCTGGACGTCGACCACCACCGCGCCGGCCTGATCCGGATCACCGGACCCGCGCGGGTGCCCGTCCAGGCCCGGCAGGAGGCACGATGA
- a CDS encoding hemolysin family protein — protein sequence MTTVQLLVGALTLLTNAFFVGGEFALISVRRSQIEPRARAGHKRARMTLWGLEHLSAMMATAQLGITVSSLVLGAVAEPAIAHLLEPGFEAARVPDGLVHPIAFVIALSLATYLHMLIGEMVPKNIALAAPVPTALLLGPPLVALTRALRPLVFGINAFANALLRLLRVEPKDEVESVFTDDQLARMVVEAGEAGLLSPADGERLQDALELGTRPVGEILVPVPKMRTVDASVTPARLERVAAEAGYSRFPVTGPDSTLLGYLHIKDTLGVTDRDRPFPRSALHPVTRVRIDTPLDDTLTALRADGSHLAAVTGQTGVVLGFVTMEDVLTELVGPAPTAL from the coding sequence ATGACCACCGTCCAGCTGCTCGTCGGCGCCCTGACGCTCCTGACCAACGCCTTCTTCGTGGGCGGCGAGTTCGCGCTGATCTCCGTGCGCCGAAGTCAGATCGAGCCCCGCGCGCGTGCGGGCCACAAGCGGGCCCGGATGACCCTGTGGGGCCTGGAGCACCTCTCCGCGATGATGGCCACCGCCCAGCTCGGCATCACCGTCTCCTCCCTGGTGCTCGGCGCGGTCGCCGAACCGGCCATCGCGCATCTGCTGGAGCCCGGCTTCGAGGCGGCCCGCGTCCCGGACGGCCTGGTCCACCCCATCGCCTTCGTGATCGCCCTGTCGCTGGCCACCTATCTGCACATGCTGATCGGCGAGATGGTCCCGAAGAACATCGCCCTCGCGGCCCCCGTGCCGACCGCGCTGCTGCTCGGACCGCCGCTCGTGGCCCTCACGCGCGCGCTGCGGCCCTTGGTGTTCGGCATCAACGCCTTCGCCAACGCCCTGCTGAGGCTGCTGCGGGTCGAGCCCAAGGACGAGGTGGAGTCGGTGTTCACCGACGACCAGCTCGCCCGGATGGTCGTCGAGGCCGGCGAGGCCGGACTGCTCTCGCCCGCCGACGGCGAGCGGCTCCAGGACGCCCTGGAGCTGGGCACCCGGCCGGTCGGGGAGATCCTCGTGCCGGTCCCGAAGATGCGGACCGTCGACGCCTCGGTCACCCCGGCCCGCCTGGAGCGGGTCGCCGCCGAGGCGGGCTACTCACGCTTCCCCGTCACCGGCCCGGACAGCACCCTGCTGGGCTATCTGCACATCAAGGACACCCTCGGCGTCACCGACCGGGACCGGCCCTTCCCGCGATCCGCCCTGCACCCCGTCACCCGGGTCCGCATCGACACGCCGCTGGACGACACACTCACCGCGCTGCGCGCCGACGGGAGCCATCTGGCGGCGGTGACGGGACAGACGGGGGTCGTCCTCGGATTCGTGACCATGGAGGACGTCCTCACCGAGCTGGTCGGGCCGGCGCCCACCGCCCTGTGA
- the rox gene encoding rifampin monooxygenase, which produces MIDVIVVGGGPTGLMLAAELRLHGVRVVVLEKEREPVPYIRALGLHVRSVEVLDQRGLLERFLAHGKQSRTGTFFAGVTRGWPDRIDTAHAYTLAIPQTVTDRLLAEHAVEVGAEVRRGGELVGLSQDEDGVSVELADRTRLRCRFLVGCDGGRSTVRKLLGVGFPGEPATREALLGEMEVAADQETVTAVTTEVRRREQWFGLGPVGNGVYRVVVPAGDVSEDRTVAPTLDDFRRRLRAVAGTDFGVHTPRWLSRFGDASRQAERYRVGRVLLAGDAAHVHAPVGGQGLNLGIQDAFNLGWKLAAEVTGRAPEGLLDSYHTERHPVAAAVLDIVRAQSLLMSSEPGPRSVCGLLAELTQFEDVNRHLVERITGIGIRYDFGAGHDLLGRRLRDLTLKRGRLYELMHGGRGLLLDRTGRFSVAGWADRVDHVVDAGAELDVPAVLLRPDGHVAWAGEDQRELLGHLPRWFGAAA; this is translated from the coding sequence ATGATCGACGTGATCGTCGTCGGCGGCGGACCGACCGGACTGATGCTCGCGGCCGAACTGCGGCTGCACGGGGTGCGGGTGGTGGTGCTGGAGAAGGAGCGGGAGCCCGTCCCGTACATCCGCGCGCTCGGCCTCCATGTGCGCAGTGTCGAGGTGCTGGACCAGCGCGGTCTGCTGGAGCGGTTCCTCGCGCACGGGAAGCAGTCCCGAACGGGCACCTTCTTCGCGGGCGTCACCAGGGGCTGGCCCGACCGGATCGACACCGCGCACGCCTACACGCTGGCCATCCCGCAGACCGTCACGGACCGCCTGCTGGCCGAGCACGCCGTGGAGGTCGGTGCCGAGGTCCGGCGGGGCGGCGAGCTGGTCGGGCTGAGCCAGGACGAGGACGGTGTGAGCGTCGAACTGGCCGACCGTACACGGCTGCGCTGCCGCTTTCTCGTCGGCTGCGACGGTGGCCGCAGCACCGTGCGCAAGCTGCTCGGGGTCGGCTTCCCCGGCGAACCGGCCACGCGGGAGGCGCTGCTGGGCGAGATGGAGGTGGCTGCGGACCAGGAGACGGTGACCGCCGTGACGACCGAAGTCCGGCGGCGGGAGCAGTGGTTCGGCCTCGGGCCCGTCGGCAACGGCGTGTACCGCGTCGTGGTGCCCGCAGGGGACGTCAGCGAGGACCGCACGGTCGCCCCGACCCTCGACGACTTCAGGCGGCGGCTCCGGGCGGTCGCCGGCACCGACTTCGGTGTGCACACGCCGCGTTGGCTGTCCCGCTTCGGTGACGCGTCCCGGCAGGCCGAGCGCTACCGGGTGGGCCGGGTGCTGCTGGCGGGCGACGCGGCGCACGTCCACGCCCCGGTGGGCGGCCAGGGTCTCAACCTAGGTATCCAGGACGCCTTCAACCTCGGCTGGAAACTGGCCGCCGAGGTCACCGGCCGGGCCCCCGAGGGGCTGCTGGACAGCTACCACACCGAGCGGCACCCGGTGGCCGCGGCCGTGCTGGACATCGTCCGCGCCCAGTCCCTGCTGATGTCCTCCGAACCCGGACCGCGGTCGGTGTGCGGACTGCTGGCGGAGCTCACGCAGTTCGAGGACGTGAACCGCCACCTGGTCGAGAGGATCACCGGAATCGGGATCCGCTACGACTTCGGCGCGGGCCATGATCTGCTCGGCCGACGCCTGCGGGACCTCACGCTGAAGCGTGGCCGCCTGTACGAGCTGATGCACGGCGGCCGGGGACTCCTGCTCGACCGTACCGGCCGGTTCTCGGTGGCGGGCTGGGCGGACCGGGTCGACCACGTCGTGGACGCCGGTGCGGAGCTGGACGTGCCCGCGGTCCTGCTGCGGCCGGACGGTCACGTGGCGTGGGCCGGCGAGGACCAGCGCGAACTGCTGGGCCACCTGCCCAGGTGGTTCGGCGCGGCGGCCTGA
- a CDS encoding helix-turn-helix domain-containing protein, with protein MDGVPESHTGWTFVTNHARVLAAIADNPSTRIRDIAAHCRLTERAVQKIISDLEQDGYLSHVREGRSNTYRIDPGKVLRHPAEAGLTVAALLSLLVQDEQGRNPLPDSRSRTPA; from the coding sequence ATGGATGGAGTGCCCGAGTCCCACACCGGATGGACGTTCGTCACCAACCACGCAAGAGTGCTGGCCGCGATCGCCGACAACCCCAGCACCCGGATCCGCGACATCGCCGCGCACTGCCGGCTCACCGAACGCGCCGTGCAGAAGATCATTTCCGATCTCGAGCAGGACGGCTACCTCTCCCACGTACGGGAGGGGCGCAGCAACACGTACCGGATCGATCCGGGCAAGGTGCTGCGCCACCCCGCCGAGGCCGGCCTGACGGTGGCGGCACTGCTGTCCCTGCTCGTCCAGGACGAGCAGGGCCGCAACCCGCTCCCCGACAGCCGCAGCCGCACCCCGGCCTGA